A single window of Sphaerodactylus townsendi isolate TG3544 linkage group LG03, MPM_Stown_v2.3, whole genome shotgun sequence DNA harbors:
- the LOC125429879 gene encoding R3H domain-containing protein 2-like yields the protein MQLNVPNGPQPPQNPSMVQWNHCKYYSLDQRGQKPGDIYNPDTSAQASSTQLNSPLTSPTQSPTPSPVTSLNSVCTGLSPLPVLTQFPRPVGPAQGDGRYSLLGQPLQYNLSICPPPLLHNQSSYTAHQVRVGTGARGQWGVSVPVTQSQSRAAGVWQGLKVPSGQCISLDMCFCCYRIIMFILSTKDYRKREES from the exons ATGCAGCTCAACGTGCCCAACGGCCCCCAGCCCCCTCAGAACCCTTCTATGGTGCAATGGAACCACTGCAAGTACTACAGCTTGGACCAGCGAGGGCAGAAGCCTGGCGACATCTACAACCCAGACACCAGCGCTCAG gccAGCAGCACACAGCTGAAcagccccctcacctcccccaccCAGTCCCCAACTCCGTCACCTGTCACCAGCCTCAACAGTGTCTGCACGGGTCTTAGCCCTCTCCCAGTGCTCACGCAGTTCCCCAGGCCCGTGGGCCCGGCACAAG GTGATGGGCGCTATTCTTTGCTGGGCCAGCCGCTGCAGTACAATCTCTCCATCTGCCCCCCACCTCTGCTGCACAACCAGTCTAGCTATACGGCACACCAGGTGAGAGTAGGCACAGGGGCACGTGGACAGTGGGGCGTGAGTGTCCCTGTGACCCAAAGCCAGAGTAGGGCTGCAGGAGTATGGCAGGGTCTCAAAGTGCCTTCTGGCCAATGTATAAGTTTGGACATGTGTTTTTGCTGCTACAGgataataatgtttattttatcaacaaaagattacaggaaaagggaagaaagttaA